Proteins from a single region of Thermosinus carboxydivorans Nor1:
- the rplI gene encoding 50S ribosomal protein L9 has protein sequence MKVILVQEVKKLGKKGDIIEVSEGYARNYLLPHKLAVAATDANVNAFKQQKEAEARRQQRQLDEARLLASQLAKLSVKVAVKTGEGGKLFGSVTGKDIADALAAQHGLEIDKRKIELKEAIKALGTYPVTIRVHPEVSCQIQVQVTAQ, from the coding sequence ATGAAGGTTATCTTAGTGCAGGAAGTAAAAAAACTCGGTAAAAAAGGCGATATCATAGAGGTTTCCGAGGGCTATGCCCGCAATTATCTGCTGCCCCACAAACTGGCCGTTGCGGCCACGGACGCCAATGTCAACGCCTTTAAGCAGCAGAAAGAAGCAGAAGCTCGCCGCCAGCAGCGCCAGCTTGATGAGGCCAGGCTGCTGGCCAGCCAGCTGGCCAAATTGAGCGTTAAAGTTGCGGTGAAAACCGGCGAAGGCGGCAAGCTTTTCGGTTCGGTAACTGGCAAAGACATTGCCGATGCGCTTGCCGCCCAGCATGGCCTGGAAATCGATAAACGCAAGATTGAGCTTAAGGAAGCGATTAAAGCCTTGGGAACATATCCGGTCACGATCAGGGTTCATCCCGAAGTGAGCTGTCAGATTCAGGTGCAGGTTACCGCCCAGTAA